ATGTCCTCCATTTTCATAAGCAGCATCCGGGCGTTAGTGTTGCTAGGAAAATAACGTTATCGGATTGGCGGAAAATCAAAGCACCCGGACGCTTTGATTCGTCTGTGTCCTTAAAGAGTTTAATAGAATGAGCGGgatttatgaaattttattattttcttaatctaatcaaaattaacacaaattttctacattttcaatACTTTGGCATGACCGAGTTGGTTTACTTTTTAACTTagtttaacatgaaaatatcaGTGTTTACTTTAAACAGTCTTATAATATTTGcttttgacaatttttgtttGGCTGTTAAACTGTATCTATAGCTGATTTAATcaagacataaataacattttattatgtctttgtttgaatttattcttaattttttttccactgttttaatttatggattaataatttattttataaattgaagCATATTGAATGCATGCActttcacagaaaaaaaatatatatatttatgacaaAAGATAAAACATCCTATTTACTTTTCAATTCAGATTTGgaacaaatataaaataataataataatatgtgTACAATGTATCTAGCTACAATACTCAGAAATGTTTCAATAAAAGTTATATACAAATATGTGTATGAGTTGGATATTTCTTATGCTTATACATTAATTGCCATGTGGTTTTGTCCATGTATTTTTTGATGGCAATGTGAGTTATTCTTTAAAGTCAATGGAGTAACAATCATGTTAAGAGTGATTCATCTGAAATCAATGCAGTAAGTTTAAATATCCAGTCTGttcagaatttctttttttaagtatataGGTCATATGCTTTCTGTTTCTACTAAAACCTAATATAGGTCGAAACTGCTGTCTGTATaagttatcaaattaaaacactGTATGTATGCCTCCAGAGGTCTTTGATAAGTATATAAAGtaccattttaaatatttaattggtGGTTGATAAAGTCATTCGgtaaatgttttgatttacCAAGCATGGATAccaaatttataaatacatgtataatcccAAAGTACGAAATGAGATTTATTGCCCTTTCTGCAGACTGCTATAAGTTTCTTGTGtttggaaatatttttgaaatgttcaTGAATTGTGTATTTACTAATAGTTTTAGTTTCAATTGCAGGGTTCAGTATTACCAGTTAAATCtatatcttaattttattttattagaaGTAATAAAAACTGAACCAATATCAATACCATGGCGATGTCTCCACATCAGTCAGCTACTAATTTAGTCCTacctaaatgtattttttgttcaCTTCTGCTTATACAGTGTAGCCTTTGGCCATAAGAAAAATTTCCTTCATCAATTAAATCCATTGCAGAATctcaataaaaaatacaaaaatcaatagatttttaaaacttttatttcaataatttatcaaatgagaGATTCCAAGTATAAAAGAATTCACccatttttcattgttttcatatgtacaaatttgatAACAATACAATAACAAACATAAGTTCAGTCTGTAAACCATATAGTCACAGaataacaacaacagctgaactTTCTCCACAGAATTCCTGGACAACCTCTCTCTACCAGGAATGCTTGTTTCACTCATTGCACTGCTTGCTCTGCTTAACAGcagaatatataatattataaaatataaatacttctttgtcaaaatataaaacaagacaATTTCTTTGGACCAATGAATCAATGTTTGAATGAAGGTGAACAATAATAATGGTTAGTGTTTTTTGGGTGATAAAATTTCTGTATTTCAAATGGTCATTTAATGACAGGATGACGGTGATAAAATCAACAGTGACTATGACATGGCTGAGATCAATTTGTGCCCTGACCATTCAACTTGATTCAAGGCTTGCGTTTACCACATATACTGTGAAACAAATAGCACATTCAATAAATAGCACTCATTAAATTAATTCAGAGACAAGTATTGAAGAGCACATCAATTGATGTGGTCATTAAGTTCCAGGGGGAGAAATATTTGGTAAAGTTTGCAAAGATAAAACTATAAATCCaaaattttgtatcaaaataagCAACAACAggattgttaaaaaatatggtatgtacattaaacatcaaaatatgtGCAATTTCATACAGTACAAACTCCCaaatacaaaatcaataaaataatagaatttcattatgtttgaaatgtttttaaagaaaaatactcTTTCCAGTAAAAATAATGCcttttttctgcaaaaaaatCCCCAGTTTTCTTATTGTCTTTCATTATTGCCAATGgccatttaaaaattcaaatgttacaGTTTAATATCAACATAATAAATACTGTGATTAAAAAGAAACAGTATCAACACTCAGGAAGTTATCTCCCTTGATACGGAGTCTCTATGCCCTATTTATGAGCTGGACTGTCAGTTCTCTCACAGTTCTTAAAAAAGAATGTCAGCCTTGATTGCATCAATCACTTTGGTGAAAGAAGATCAGTGTCCTTGACATTTTTCACTCTCGGTGTGGTCCCATTGATCGATCAATCAATAGATTGATTGCGGAACTGCATGCTGATCGAAGGATGCTGACAGCAGATTCGTCACAGAATGACTAGGAAATTGGACGTCAGCCAATGGGATGGCTTGTCTTATCAGGAATGTAGAAGAAGGTCCCTACATCATTGTAACAGAATTTCCTATCAAACACTTGCACTAGCTCTAAAAAAGAAGAGATTGAccattaaatttttgttttcatgacAAATTGGAACACTGTTCCACATTTATAACAGAGTTTTTGCAAATCAAGTAGAAGAAGTTGACAAATATTTATATAGCAAATTAACATCACTTTGTACACTTACTTTAACTGTTTATGTTTTTCTTTCTCAAAGCTTTTTTCTGGAGCCTCACATTCAAATGATGCTAAGGCTAAAGCTATAAATAGAAGAAAAtgaatgtttaatatatatatatagcaacatgaaaaaattttaagattttttttttcaataactgAAAAATCTACCGTAATTAATTCATATatgatcatgaaaaaaaaaccattaactTACTTGACTCTGAGAAGACAGGTGATGTCAACAGGTAATTGATAACTTTGTCGTTCTTTGGGAATGGACACTAAAGAAAgaccataaaaaaaatcaattagcaTTTAATCTTGCAATGGCAGTTTTATAATGGGTATTGTCAAGTCTCAAAATCGATGACACTTGAAATAAATGAGCATCTTAAACTATCTCTCACATAAATCAGACTATATCAGCAGGTGTTACATTTGCCTTATTCAAGGAAACATGTACAGgtaatttgttttaagtttACATCTTCATGAGATAGTGATCAATTGTTAAACCTTTCATTACAATGTGAACTTAACAATGGACATGTGTATATATCCTCAGGGAACACAAGAAAACAACATTATCTTCAAATCTAGCACAGAGATAATCACAAGTGGAGATTAATATTTCAACTACAAGAAAATAAACTGCCAAGGACCATGACAAAAAAACATCATCCTAAGTATAAATGCATTGCCATATTGATCTGGACATTATCTACTGATAAAATATGTATGACCCTACCTCAGCCTGTTGCCAGGTAATGAAGTCTGAGATCTGTTTTGCCAGCTGCCAGAATTTCTCAAAGTTGATATCTCCATTAGGAAGCTTATTGGAACAACCCTCATTCAGGAAATACAAGTCTTTTACAAACAAACTAAAAAATGGAATGATGatctggaaagaaaaaaaaagtttattaggAGTTGTCTCccttaaaacacatttttttctaatacaccatataattttgtcaaatatacTCCCAAGATCTGAAGTAAAACCTCACCTTCTCTTCTTTGCTGCCTGCCTCTGCACCCTCAGACCTCCACATAGCTGCCTTCAGACATGAACGATAGATTCCAAAGTTACTTGTGGGGTCCATTTGGTGCTCCAAGATCTCAAATTTGGCTCTGTTCACTTTTGACCACTGTAAATAACAAAGATCCAAACTCCATTATAACAAATGTCACCCACTTGTATCAATTAAACATTTCACCAGATTATTTTCAGTTTTAGCAATAAGTTCTATATTACTTACCGTTTTCTTTAACCTTGACACCCAGGTCATATTCATTCCGGCAATGATTGCCATCAGGGAGTTAAAGTTGCCCATGTTTATGCACTCTTTTGCCACATCCACAAAATACTCTATGATTCGAACccggtttttcttttttaaatgctgtaatacaaaaaaaacaaaatttataataatCCATAAAGTTGTGAGTCAATGTTACTTCATGGCTACATTGAATCTTTTAAGAGTGTGTTAGTGTACATAGCATAGAAAACTTACTGAGCAAATTTCTGTTGTGACAAAATAACTAAGTCGATTGAACCAATGTACATAGGCTTCCAAGTTACTGGTTTTCTTCATGTCATTGTATGTGGTCTGCAAAAATAAGAAGCAAATTTTAGATTTTCTAAATAAGAGAGTTTCTGCATGGATCTCTTATGAACCATTCCTAGTGTTAAATCTCAATCATCCTGATTTTCTGTGTGAGAATATAAGCAGATGAATTACCTCTTTTGTGTTGGCTTCTTTAGAAAAAGCTTGAACAAATTCTTCTGGACCAATGTGACTTAACCGATCCTaagcaa
This portion of the Magallana gigas chromosome 7, xbMagGiga1.1, whole genome shotgun sequence genome encodes:
- the LOC105317360 gene encoding ras-GEF domain-containing family member 1B isoform X5, whose amino-acid sequence is MKLRSNEEDDWFSLRPSIFGTITKDKTPKDRRLKTVSPQMLSFSQMLDHSQTGNNNNNTCSHYSKDQALIFADGILMAGSMEALIQHLVPTDEYNPDKTYVFAFLLSSRLFIRPHDLISEVCQVCILQQNLSEDELRKEKLGKFGPNIIQLLSEWADMFPYDFQDERMMKKLKEITQRILAIYPELRPDVTNITHSLVKKLNELQNYEEELARWNSEATLRSNTQEVPTTDIMEVCPSPLELAQQLTHIELDRLSHIGPEEFVQAFSKEANTKETTYNDMKKTSNLEAYVHWFNRLSYFVTTEICSHLKKKNRVRIIEYFVDVAKECINMGNFNSLMAIIAGMNMTWVSRLKKTWSKVNRAKFEILEHQMDPTSNFGIYRSCLKAAMWRSEGAEAGSKEEKIIIPFFSLFVKDLYFLNEGCSNKLPNGDINFEKFWQLAKQISDFITWQQAECPFPKNDKVINYLLTSPVFSESTLALASFECEAPEKSFEKEKHKQLKASASV